A single genomic interval of Sinorhizobium garamanticum harbors:
- the tsaE gene encoding tRNA (adenosine(37)-N6)-threonylcarbamoyltransferase complex ATPase subunit type 1 TsaE: protein MKHLQRFLKDEAATIGLGEDLALALKAGDCVALSGDLGAGKSTFARALLRAIADDETLEVPSPTFTLVQNYDLRIPVAHFDLYRLADASELDELGFDEALSEGICLVEWPEKAEEALPSERITLTFTHEGEGRRLAISAPDASFERISRSLAIRSFLSQNGLAAARRRHLSGDASVRAYERIRGNADPAKVLMDAPRHKPGPILQDGKYYQQLAHLAEDVVPFVAISELLRGRGFAAPAIYARDLDKGILLIEDLGSEGIVDAAGKPIAERYLESVRLLARLHGEPPTREIAIGDGLVHRIPDFDRTAIKIETSLLIDWYLPWKRGEAASDSERKEYFAIWDQLIDVLASAEKNLLLRDFHSPNILWRPDREGLDRIGIIDFQDAMIGPTAYDVASLTQDARVTIDQDLADRLVGAYLAERKASGPFDEANFLRDWHLMSAQRNCKLAGIWVRLMQRDGKPGYMKHMPRTFGYLSRALGHEVLTPLRNWCIKAGILASESAN, encoded by the coding sequence ATGAAGCATCTGCAACGGTTCCTGAAGGACGAGGCAGCCACCATCGGGCTGGGCGAAGACCTGGCGCTGGCGCTGAAGGCCGGCGATTGCGTCGCCTTGTCAGGCGATCTCGGCGCGGGAAAATCGACCTTCGCGCGCGCGCTGCTCCGCGCCATCGCCGACGACGAGACGCTCGAAGTGCCGAGCCCCACCTTCACGCTCGTGCAAAACTACGACCTGCGCATCCCCGTCGCCCATTTTGATCTCTATCGTCTCGCCGACGCTTCGGAACTCGACGAACTCGGCTTCGACGAGGCCCTTTCCGAGGGGATCTGCCTCGTCGAATGGCCGGAAAAGGCGGAGGAGGCGCTCCCTTCCGAACGCATCACGCTCACCTTCACGCACGAAGGCGAAGGGCGCCGGCTTGCCATTTCCGCGCCCGATGCTTCGTTCGAGCGGATCTCCCGCTCGCTGGCGATCCGCAGTTTCCTCTCTCAAAACGGTCTTGCGGCCGCGCGTCGCCGCCATTTGAGCGGTGACGCTTCGGTGAGGGCCTACGAGCGAATCCGCGGCAATGCTGATCCGGCGAAGGTTCTGATGGATGCGCCAAGGCACAAGCCCGGACCCATACTCCAGGACGGAAAATACTACCAGCAGCTTGCGCATCTTGCCGAGGACGTCGTTCCGTTCGTCGCGATCTCCGAACTGCTGCGCGGGCGCGGCTTCGCCGCACCGGCGATCTATGCCCGCGATCTCGACAAGGGCATCCTGCTGATCGAGGATCTGGGCTCCGAGGGTATTGTCGACGCGGCCGGAAAGCCGATCGCCGAGCGCTATCTAGAAAGCGTGCGCCTGCTCGCCCGCCTTCACGGCGAACCGCCGACACGCGAGATTGCCATTGGAGACGGCCTCGTCCATCGCATTCCCGATTTCGACCGCACGGCGATCAAGATCGAGACGAGCCTGTTGATCGACTGGTACCTGCCATGGAAGCGCGGCGAAGCGGCCTCCGACAGCGAGCGTAAAGAGTACTTCGCCATCTGGGATCAACTCATCGACGTTCTCGCATCGGCCGAGAAGAACCTGCTGCTGCGCGATTTCCACTCGCCGAATATTCTTTGGCGCCCGGACCGTGAAGGGCTCGACCGCATCGGCATCATCGATTTTCAGGACGCAATGATCGGTCCGACCGCCTATGATGTCGCGTCGCTCACGCAGGATGCGCGCGTTACCATAGACCAGGATCTGGCCGACCGGCTGGTGGGCGCCTATCTGGCCGAACGCAAGGCCTCCGGCCCCTTCGACGAGGCAAACTTTCTTCGCGACTGGCACCTGATGTCGGCGCAGCGCAACTGCAAGCTCGCCGGCATCTGGGTGCGGCTGATGCAGCGCGACGGCAAACCCGGCTACATGAAGCACATGCCGCGCACCTTCGGCTATCTAAGCCGTGCGCTCGGCCATGAGGTGCTGACACCCTTGCGCAATTGGTGCATTAAGGCTGGAATCCTGGCTAGCGAATCAGCCAACTGA
- a CDS encoding nucleotidyltransferase family protein: protein MPITNAMVLAAGLGTRLRPITDTLPKPLVEIAGKPMIDYVLDILAAAGVTKAAVNVHHFADQMEEHLRRRDTPHVLISDERDALMNSGGGLAKGLKLLDDGPLLVMNADLFWIGEEAGKPSNLQRLAHFFDPEKMDMALLCVRLEDTTGHNGKKDFSLAEDGRLVRYEEGMENPVVYAGAIAMESRLFADAPSDAFNLNIYFDRAIARGRLFGLMLDGHWMTVGTPEAIGEAEAAVRRFQPGG from the coding sequence ATGCCCATCACCAATGCCATGGTGCTTGCCGCCGGACTGGGCACCCGCCTCCGGCCAATCACCGACACACTGCCGAAACCCCTGGTCGAGATCGCCGGCAAGCCGATGATCGACTACGTGCTGGACATCCTGGCGGCTGCCGGCGTGACCAAGGCGGCGGTGAACGTCCATCACTTCGCCGACCAGATGGAAGAGCATCTCCGTCGCCGCGACACGCCGCATGTTCTGATTTCGGATGAACGCGACGCCTTGATGAATTCCGGTGGCGGACTCGCCAAGGGACTGAAGCTGCTCGACGACGGACCGTTGCTGGTCATGAATGCCGATCTCTTCTGGATCGGCGAAGAGGCCGGAAAGCCGAGCAATCTTCAAAGGCTGGCCCACTTCTTCGATCCAGAGAAGATGGACATGGCGCTGCTCTGCGTGCGGCTCGAGGACACGACCGGACACAACGGCAAGAAGGATTTTTCGCTCGCTGAGGACGGCCGGCTCGTCCGCTACGAGGAAGGCATGGAAAATCCCGTCGTCTATGCCGGCGCGATCGCCATGGAGTCGCGCCTCTTCGCCGATGCGCCGAGCGATGCCTTTAATCTCAACATCTATTTCGACCGCGCGATCGCCAGGGGACGCCTCTTCGGGCTGATGCTCGACGGCCACTGGATGACCGTCGGCACACCGGAAGCGATCGGCGAAGCCGAGGCGGCCGTACGGCGCTTCCAGCCGGGAGGATAG
- the addB gene encoding double-strand break repair protein AddB, with translation MPGHASNVFTIPAGLPFLRTLAQKLCDGGLVPGFKYDPADPLMLAGVTIFVPTRRSARVLRSEFVDLLGGRSAILPTIRALGETDDDSGFFDAEVPAILDLAPPLSGTARLIELGRLILAWRNQLPQAVLDIHGESPLIAPASPADAIWLARNLADLIDAVETEELDWEALDGLDAGEHALWWQLTLAFLKIARTYWPERLDELKQSSPSRHRNAILQAETQRIAAGKVSGPIIIAGSTGSIPVTAALIAAVSRLPNGTIVLPGLDQTMSDTEWELIVGDASSGVTRDPASRSHPQYGFYRLLKRMGLGRRDVQTLEPADSSLDYRSMVLSRALLPAKATDSWTRARGDFDQARLLSAFADVALIETANEREEATAIAIALRLALADSDESQAALITPDRGLARRVGAELARFGIEADDSAGTPLAATAAGAVVRLLLEAALRPGDPVPLVALLKHPLVRFGETTESVRRAADALELLALRGGTSNADISALVTLVDQALEKRKHDRHPPPWQSRLNEEDTAAARNLAERVALAAEPLASASVLHTDGQPRTKVLTLADWAERTGRALEAVCVDERGSLGDLWSTEAGEALATLLKGIIETEGQMTADGPQWCDIVEALAASEAVKPRSMRHPRVFIFGALESRLQSMDLVVLGGMNEGTWPGQTSNDPFLSRTMKSGIGLEPPERRIGQLAHDFQMACGTRRLILSRSMRQGSAPTVASRWLQRLQALGGERLTQLIKSNGADYLHWARILDEGETQPLATRPEPKPPAELQPRKYSFSEVTRLRRDPYAVYARRILRLQPIDPFNRDPGAAERGTLYHRIVDRFVRGGFDPASPEAEAVMTRLLNEAFDEEGLPPHIDTIWRPRFAAVGRAFLKWERERRKSITKSFTEVPASMDIGLADIRLTGIADRLDRRPDGTIDIIDYKTGSSPSPKEARSLLDPQLSLEAAALKAGAFGATGRAEPNALLYVRLKPGTRFSVDAVNNEGGKSKETKSADQLAEESLVELRKLLAALMSGRHGFASRLIVQKERDYGGEYDHLARVAEWATAEGEDDADEG, from the coding sequence GTGCCCGGCCACGCCTCGAACGTCTTCACGATCCCCGCCGGCCTGCCGTTCCTCAGAACGTTGGCGCAAAAGCTCTGCGACGGCGGGCTGGTTCCGGGTTTCAAGTACGATCCCGCGGATCCGCTGATGCTCGCCGGTGTGACGATCTTCGTTCCTACGCGACGGTCCGCGCGTGTGCTTCGCTCGGAGTTCGTCGATCTGCTCGGCGGCCGCTCGGCCATCCTGCCGACGATCCGCGCTCTCGGCGAGACGGACGACGACAGTGGCTTTTTCGACGCCGAGGTGCCCGCGATCCTCGATCTTGCCCCGCCTCTTTCCGGCACCGCGCGCCTGATCGAGCTCGGTCGCCTCATCCTCGCCTGGCGCAACCAGCTGCCTCAGGCGGTTCTCGATATCCATGGCGAAAGTCCGCTGATCGCGCCGGCGAGCCCCGCCGATGCCATCTGGCTCGCGCGCAATCTCGCCGATCTGATCGACGCCGTGGAAACCGAGGAACTCGACTGGGAGGCGCTCGATGGACTCGACGCCGGCGAACATGCGCTCTGGTGGCAATTGACGCTTGCCTTCCTCAAGATCGCCCGCACCTACTGGCCGGAGCGGCTGGACGAGCTGAAGCAGTCCTCGCCTTCCCGCCACCGCAACGCCATTCTGCAGGCGGAGACACAGCGTATCGCCGCAGGAAAGGTGAGCGGGCCGATCATCATCGCCGGTTCGACCGGTTCGATCCCGGTGACGGCCGCGCTGATCGCAGCCGTGAGCAGGCTGCCGAACGGCACCATCGTTCTGCCGGGGCTCGATCAGACGATGAGCGATACGGAATGGGAGCTGATCGTCGGCGATGCTTCGAGCGGCGTCACGAGAGATCCGGCAAGCCGCAGCCACCCGCAATACGGCTTCTACCGCCTGCTGAAACGCATGGGCCTCGGTCGGCGCGATGTCCAGACGCTTGAGCCGGCCGATAGTTCGCTCGACTATCGCAGCATGGTTCTCTCGCGCGCCCTGCTTCCGGCAAAGGCGACTGACAGCTGGACCCGGGCGCGTGGAGATTTCGATCAGGCAAGGCTCCTCTCGGCCTTCGCGGACGTCGCGCTGATCGAGACGGCCAATGAGCGGGAAGAGGCAACGGCCATCGCCATCGCGCTCCGGCTCGCGCTTGCCGACAGCGATGAAAGTCAGGCGGCCTTGATCACCCCGGATCGCGGCCTGGCGCGCCGCGTCGGGGCGGAGCTTGCCCGCTTCGGCATCGAGGCCGACGATTCCGCCGGCACGCCGCTCGCCGCCACAGCCGCCGGCGCCGTCGTCCGTTTGTTGCTGGAGGCGGCGTTGCGGCCGGGCGATCCCGTGCCACTGGTCGCTCTTCTGAAGCACCCGCTCGTCCGCTTCGGCGAGACAACCGAGTCTGTCCGGCGCGCCGCCGATGCGCTGGAACTCCTGGCGTTGCGCGGCGGTACGAGCAATGCCGACATTTCGGCGCTTGTCACCCTCGTCGATCAGGCGCTCGAAAAGCGAAAGCACGACCGTCATCCGCCCCCGTGGCAGAGTCGCCTCAACGAGGAGGATACAGCCGCCGCGCGGAATCTTGCCGAACGCGTTGCGTTGGCCGCCGAACCCTTGGCGAGCGCGTCCGTGCTTCACACGGACGGCCAGCCTCGGACCAAGGTGCTCACCCTTGCCGACTGGGCGGAGCGAACGGGCCGCGCATTGGAGGCCGTTTGCGTCGACGAGCGCGGCAGCCTTGGTGACCTCTGGTCCACGGAAGCTGGCGAAGCATTGGCAACGCTTCTCAAGGGCATCATCGAGACGGAAGGCCAGATGACCGCCGACGGGCCGCAATGGTGCGACATCGTCGAAGCGCTCGCGGCAAGCGAGGCGGTCAAGCCCCGTTCGATGCGGCATCCCCGCGTATTCATCTTCGGGGCGCTGGAATCGCGCCTGCAAAGCATGGACCTCGTTGTGCTCGGCGGCATGAACGAGGGCACATGGCCGGGACAGACGTCAAACGACCCCTTCCTGTCGCGGACAATGAAATCCGGAATCGGCCTCGAGCCGCCCGAACGGCGTATCGGCCAGCTCGCGCACGATTTCCAGATGGCCTGCGGCACGCGCCGGCTGATTCTGTCGCGCTCCATGCGCCAAGGTTCGGCACCAACTGTCGCGTCAAGGTGGCTGCAGCGCCTGCAGGCACTCGGCGGCGAAAGACTGACGCAACTCATCAAGTCCAACGGTGCGGACTATCTGCACTGGGCGCGCATTCTCGATGAAGGCGAAACCCAGCCGCTCGCCACGCGACCGGAACCAAAGCCGCCCGCCGAACTGCAGCCACGCAAATATTCCTTCAGCGAAGTGACTCGCCTTCGTCGTGATCCCTATGCCGTCTACGCGCGGCGGATCCTGCGGCTGCAGCCGATCGACCCCTTCAATCGTGATCCGGGGGCCGCCGAGCGTGGAACGCTCTACCATCGAATCGTCGATCGCTTCGTCAGGGGCGGTTTCGATCCAGCCTCGCCCGAAGCGGAAGCGGTGATGACCAGGTTGCTCAACGAGGCTTTCGACGAGGAAGGGCTTCCCCCGCATATCGACACGATCTGGCGCCCACGTTTTGCCGCCGTCGGAAGGGCGTTCCTTAAATGGGAGCGCGAACGCCGGAAGAGCATCACGAAATCTTTCACCGAGGTTCCGGCATCCATGGATATCGGCCTTGCGGATATCCGGCTGACCGGCATCGCCGATCGCCTTGATCGGCGCCCGGACGGCACCATCGACATCATCGACTACAAAACCGGCTCCAGCCCCTCGCCTAAGGAAGCGCGCAGTCTGCTCGATCCGCAGCTTTCGCTCGAGGCCGCCGCACTCAAGGCCGGCGCCTTCGGCGCGACGGGACGCGCCGAGCCGAATGCGCTTCTCTACGTCCGCCTGAAACCCGGCACCCGCTTCAGCGTCGATGCCGTCAACAACGAGGGTGGCAAATCGAAGGAGACAAAATCCGCAGACCAACTGGCGGAAGAATCGCTTGTCGAGCTGAGGAAGCTGCTCGCGGCGCTGATGAGCGGCAGGCACGGTTTCGCCTCGCGCCTGATCGTCCAGAAGGAGCGCGACTACGGGGGCGAATATGATCATCTGGCGCGGGTCGCCGAATGGGCGACCGCCGAAGGCGAGGATGATGCCGATGAGGGATGA
- the addA gene encoding double-strand break repair helicase AddA, whose amino-acid sequence MRDDAFGPRETTPRAWLDWTTERQSLASDPVRSAWVSANAGSGKTHVLTQRVIRLLLAGCRPSAILCLTYTKAAASEMSNRVFERLAEWATLDDASLEKRIEAIEGARPSAVKIQEARRLFAAALETPGGLKIQTIHAFCEALLHQFPLEANVAGHFSVLDDSAAAVLLADARRALLAATAANDAELAGAFATVLDLADDTGLERLLATIVANRTPIQAFLDRASKRGGLEAHLRASLTIAPGETAESVLAKVWPLAGLNGAALEQYLDLAARKGGAKPSEFAEGLKAVGRLADPEERYRTLVGLFFNGGGKPRAGSTFLNAAMRREAPDLAPLVEQARDHVVACVDRLSVVRMYEATRAALTLAERLNRDYEEIKKARSQLDFEDLINRTAALLARGDVGAWVHYKLDQGIDHILVDEAQDTSPAQWTIIQSLAADFFAGETARADERTIFAVGDEKQSIYSFQGARPERFSRESIVTERRVRAGGKYFSPIRLQLSFRSTIDVLSAVDTVFANKANAKGLSAKEDAIVHASNRIGHAGAVDVWDVIAPEPVLAEEEWTAAFDATPERAPANILARRIAAVLDDWIGKETIIEKGVRRPMRPGDIIVLVRKRDAFVNALTRALKRRNNIPVAGADRLVLTSHIAIQDLMALGRFALLPDDDLSLAALLKSPLINLGESDLFELAAGRAETESLWQRLQSLGVDETSRYHPVARTLSQYADLARHMLPHDFYARILGVLGGRAAFLARLGSEVSDILDEFLTFALDHERTGLPGLQAFISTLEIEAPTVKREQDKERDEVRVMTVHAAKGLEAPVVFLVDGGGKAFNSQHVPDLRLFEKQRPDGSIVTVPVWRAPGSGTNSLLNADNARLKALAEEEYRRLLYVGMTRAADRLVICGYRGQRENTDTWHAMVQGTLAQDIKGRGTPMVFRAGGEEWTGHVWREAHAHIDATIADGMQAGGEHTTPGLPATLSAPLPPLRRLPRPLTPSGTNIVIDDPDSESIVGSALFTEKAAPNRSLLRGAILHRLLQVLPSIDPAERRAAADRYLLRSVPRWSEPERRALADAVMNVLDHPDLNTLYTAHSRAEVSVMGTLVLGGREFAVSGRVDRLTVSGDTVTIADFKTNRQVPTSLAEVPPVYRTQLAIYRELLKPLYPGRRFRCALIYTEGPAIQVLPEAMLDRSLEELATK is encoded by the coding sequence ATGAGGGATGACGCTTTCGGGCCTCGGGAAACGACACCCCGGGCCTGGCTCGACTGGACAACGGAGCGGCAATCGCTTGCCTCCGATCCGGTGCGCTCGGCCTGGGTTTCCGCCAATGCCGGATCCGGCAAGACGCACGTCCTGACCCAGCGCGTCATCCGCCTGCTGCTCGCCGGCTGCCGCCCTTCTGCGATTCTCTGCCTCACCTATACGAAGGCCGCCGCTTCGGAAATGTCGAACCGGGTGTTCGAGCGCTTGGCCGAATGGGCGACGCTTGACGACGCCTCGCTTGAGAAGCGTATCGAAGCGATCGAAGGCGCCCGGCCATCGGCCGTGAAAATTCAAGAGGCGCGGCGGTTGTTCGCCGCCGCGCTTGAGACGCCCGGTGGCCTGAAGATCCAGACGATCCACGCCTTCTGCGAAGCGCTCCTGCATCAGTTTCCGCTCGAGGCCAATGTCGCCGGGCATTTTTCCGTGCTCGACGACAGCGCCGCCGCCGTCCTGCTCGCGGATGCACGGCGAGCGTTGCTGGCGGCTACCGCGGCGAACGACGCAGAGCTCGCTGGCGCCTTCGCCACGGTTCTCGATCTCGCCGACGATACCGGTCTTGAACGATTGCTCGCGACGATCGTCGCCAACCGTACGCCCATTCAAGCCTTTCTTGATCGCGCCTCGAAGCGGGGTGGATTGGAAGCGCATCTGCGCGCATCGCTCACGATTGCGCCCGGCGAAACCGCCGAAAGCGTGCTGGCGAAGGTCTGGCCGCTGGCTGGCCTGAACGGGGCGGCTCTTGAGCAATATCTCGACCTGGCAGCACGCAAGGGCGGCGCCAAGCCCTCAGAGTTTGCGGAAGGATTGAAGGCGGTTGGAAGGCTCGCCGATCCCGAGGAGCGCTACCGCACGCTGGTTGGGCTCTTCTTCAACGGCGGCGGCAAGCCGAGGGCTGGCTCGACCTTTCTCAACGCGGCGATGCGGCGCGAGGCGCCTGACCTCGCACCCCTGGTGGAGCAAGCGCGCGATCATGTCGTGGCCTGCGTGGATCGGCTCAGCGTCGTCAGGATGTACGAGGCGACACGTGCCGCTCTCACCCTCGCCGAAAGGCTCAACCGCGATTACGAGGAAATCAAGAAGGCGCGCAGCCAACTCGATTTCGAGGATCTGATCAATCGCACGGCCGCGCTTCTCGCGCGCGGCGATGTCGGTGCGTGGGTTCACTACAAGCTCGACCAGGGCATCGACCACATTCTCGTCGACGAGGCACAGGACACGAGCCCCGCGCAATGGACGATCATCCAGTCGCTTGCCGCCGATTTCTTCGCCGGAGAGACGGCGAGAGCGGACGAGCGGACGATCTTCGCCGTCGGCGACGAGAAGCAATCGATCTATTCGTTCCAGGGTGCACGGCCGGAGCGCTTCTCCCGCGAGAGCATCGTGACGGAGCGGCGGGTGCGCGCAGGCGGAAAATACTTCAGCCCGATCCGCCTGCAGCTTTCCTTCCGGTCGACCATCGACGTCCTTTCGGCGGTCGACACCGTCTTTGCCAACAAAGCGAACGCCAAGGGACTCAGCGCGAAGGAAGATGCGATCGTCCATGCCTCGAACCGGATCGGCCATGCCGGCGCGGTCGACGTATGGGACGTGATCGCGCCCGAACCGGTGCTCGCCGAAGAAGAGTGGACAGCTGCGTTCGATGCGACGCCCGAGCGCGCGCCGGCCAACATTCTGGCCCGACGCATCGCCGCGGTTCTCGATGACTGGATCGGCAAGGAGACCATCATCGAGAAGGGGGTTCGCCGACCGATGCGGCCGGGCGACATTATTGTCCTCGTTCGCAAGCGCGACGCTTTCGTCAATGCGTTGACGCGGGCCTTGAAGCGCAGAAATAACATCCCGGTCGCCGGCGCCGACCGCCTCGTGCTAACCAGTCACATTGCGATTCAGGACCTGATGGCGCTCGGCCGCTTTGCGCTGCTGCCGGACGACGACCTTTCTCTCGCCGCGCTCTTGAAAAGCCCGCTCATCAATCTTGGCGAGAGCGATCTTTTCGAACTTGCGGCGGGAAGGGCGGAAACCGAGAGCCTCTGGCAACGCCTGCAGAGTCTCGGAGTCGACGAGACGAGCCGATACCACCCGGTCGCGCGCACGCTTTCGCAATATGCGGATCTCGCCCGCCACATGCTGCCGCACGATTTCTACGCCCGCATCCTGGGCGTTCTGGGCGGCAGGGCGGCTTTCCTTGCCCGGCTGGGCAGCGAGGTCAGCGACATTCTCGATGAATTCCTGACGTTCGCGCTCGATCACGAAAGAACCGGCTTGCCCGGCCTGCAGGCCTTCATCTCGACGCTCGAGATCGAAGCGCCGACAGTCAAGCGCGAGCAGGACAAGGAGCGTGACGAAGTGCGCGTCATGACCGTGCACGCGGCAAAGGGCCTGGAGGCGCCGGTTGTCTTCCTCGTCGACGGCGGCGGCAAGGCCTTCAACAGCCAGCATGTTCCTGATCTCCGCCTTTTCGAAAAGCAGCGGCCGGACGGTTCCATCGTCACCGTGCCTGTCTGGCGGGCGCCCGGCTCTGGAACGAATTCCCTGCTCAACGCCGACAATGCCCGCCTGAAGGCACTGGCGGAGGAGGAATACCGGCGCCTCCTCTATGTCGGCATGACCCGCGCCGCAGACCGGCTCGTCATATGCGGCTATCGCGGACAGAGAGAGAATACCGATACCTGGCACGCCATGGTCCAGGGGACGTTGGCGCAGGATATCAAGGGACGCGGGACGCCGATGGTGTTCCGCGCGGGCGGCGAAGAATGGACGGGCCACGTGTGGCGCGAGGCGCACGCCCATATCGACGCCACCATTGCCGATGGCATGCAAGCCGGGGGAGAGCACACGACGCCGGGCCTGCCCGCCACGCTGTCCGCCCCGTTGCCGCCGCTGCGTCGGCTGCCGCGGCCGCTCACCCCATCCGGCACCAACATTGTCATCGATGATCCGGACAGCGAATCGATCGTCGGATCGGCGCTCTTCACCGAAAAGGCAGCACCCAATCGGTCGCTGCTGCGCGGCGCCATCCTTCATCGGCTGCTGCAGGTTCTCCCGTCGATCGATCCTGCGGAACGCCGGGCGGCGGCAGACCGCTATCTACTGCGGTCAGTCCCACGCTGGTCCGAGCCGGAGCGTCGGGCGCTTGCCGATGCCGTAATGAATGTGCTGGACCACCCGGACCTCAATACGCTCTATACCGCGCACAGCCGGGCGGAAGTTTCCGTCATGGGAACGCTCGTGCTCGGCGGGCGTGAGTTCGCGGTGTCGGGCCGTGTCGATCGGCTGACCGTTTCCGGCGATACGGTGACGATTGCGGACTTCAAAACGAATCGCCAGGTGCCAACGTCTCTGGCTGAGGTCCCACCTGTCTACAGGACGCAGCTTGCCATTTACCGGGAACTGCTCAAGCCGCTCTATCCCGGGCGACGGTTCCGTTGCGCGCTGATCTACACCGAGGGACCGGCAATCCAGGTGCTTCCCGAAGCGATGCTGGACAGGAGCCTTGAAGAGCTCGCGACAAAGTGA
- the trxA gene encoding thioredoxin, whose product MATVKVDTSNFQQEVLNSAEPVVVDFWAEWCGPCKMIAPSLEEIATELAGKVKVAKLNIDENPELAAQYGVRSIPTLAMFKAGEVADIKVGAAPKTALTSWISTAAA is encoded by the coding sequence ATGGCCACTGTGAAAGTCGATACCTCCAATTTTCAGCAGGAAGTCCTGAACTCGGCCGAGCCGGTCGTCGTCGATTTCTGGGCGGAATGGTGCGGTCCGTGCAAAATGATCGCGCCGAGCCTTGAGGAAATCGCAACCGAGCTCGCCGGCAAGGTCAAGGTTGCCAAGCTCAACATCGACGAAAACCCCGAGCTTGCCGCTCAGTACGGCGTACGCTCGATCCCGACGCTCGCCATGTTCAAGGCCGGCGAAGTGGCGGACATCAAGGTTGGCGCCGCCCCGAAGACCGCGTTGACTTCTTGGATTTCGACTGCCGCAGCTTGA
- a CDS encoding bifunctional folylpolyglutamate synthase/dihydrofolate synthase: protein MTATQVSEAAQEIEKLLALHPKGFDLSLDRVTRLLAALGNPQERLPPVIHVAGTNGKGSVTAFSRAILEAAGLSVHVHTSPHLVNWHERYRLGVKGGKGTLVGDRVLADAVRRVAEANAGQHITVFEILTAVTFLLFAEHTADVAIIEVGLGGRFDATNVIARPAVSVIMPISLDHQSYLGDRVELIAAEKAGIMKRGCPVVIGHQEEDGVRDVLVSTAERLGCPMSVYGQDYMAHEEFGRLVFQDERGLADLPLPRLPGRHQYANAAAAIRAVRAAGFDVPEAAIEKGLASVEWPGRLQRLAGGKLSHHGPPGAEIWVDGGHNPGAGQVIAEAMASFEEREPRPLFLIIGMINTKDPVGYFKAFLGLAEQVFTVPIHGSDSSLDPVALAEDAGFVGFETTATSSVAEALGIIAELVDEDPVPPRILIGGSLYLVGEVLAENGTPPR, encoded by the coding sequence ATGACGGCGACGCAGGTCAGCGAAGCGGCACAGGAGATCGAGAAGCTTCTCGCTCTGCATCCAAAGGGGTTCGACCTGTCGCTCGACAGGGTCACCCGGCTTTTGGCGGCACTCGGAAACCCGCAAGAGCGGTTGCCGCCAGTCATCCATGTCGCTGGCACCAACGGCAAAGGCTCCGTCACCGCCTTTTCCCGGGCGATCCTCGAGGCCGCGGGTCTGAGTGTCCACGTCCACACGTCGCCGCATCTCGTGAATTGGCATGAGCGCTATCGCCTCGGGGTGAAGGGCGGCAAGGGCACTTTGGTTGGCGATCGCGTGCTTGCCGATGCGGTGCGGCGCGTGGCGGAAGCCAATGCCGGCCAACACATCACGGTCTTCGAAATCCTGACCGCGGTCACCTTCCTGCTCTTTGCCGAGCACACTGCTGACGTCGCAATCATCGAGGTCGGTCTTGGCGGCCGGTTCGACGCGACCAACGTGATTGCCCGGCCGGCGGTTTCCGTCATCATGCCGATTTCGCTCGATCACCAGTCCTATCTCGGCGATCGGGTGGAACTGATCGCTGCCGAAAAGGCCGGGATCATGAAGCGCGGCTGCCCGGTGGTGATCGGCCATCAGGAGGAAGACGGCGTGCGCGATGTGCTCGTCTCCACCGCCGAGCGCCTTGGTTGCCCGATGTCCGTCTACGGTCAGGATTACATGGCGCATGAGGAGTTTGGCCGGCTCGTCTTCCAGGACGAACGCGGATTGGCGGACCTGCCGCTGCCGCGCCTACCCGGTCGGCACCAATATGCCAACGCCGCCGCGGCGATCCGCGCCGTCAGGGCGGCCGGTTTCGATGTTCCGGAGGCGGCCATCGAGAAGGGGCTGGCCAGCGTCGAATGGCCCGGGCGCCTGCAGCGCCTTGCCGGCGGCAAGCTTTCGCATCACGGTCCGCCGGGTGCCGAGATCTGGGTCGACGGTGGACACAACCCGGGCGCGGGTCAGGTCATCGCCGAGGCGATGGCGAGTTTCGAGGAGCGCGAGCCGCGGCCTCTGTTTCTAATCATCGGCATGATCAACACCAAGGATCCGGTCGGCTATTTCAAGGCCTTTCTCGGTCTTGCGGAGCAGGTCTTTACTGTGCCGATCCACGGGTCTGATTCCAGCCTGGACCCTGTGGCCTTGGCCGAGGATGCCGGCTTCGTCGGTTTCGAGACCACCGCGACCTCGTCCGTCGCGGAAGCGCTCGGGATCATTGCCGAGCTTGTCGACGAGGATCCCGTTCCGCCGCGCATCCTGATCGGCGGATCGCTCTATCTCGTCGGCGAGGTGCTCGCCGAAAACGGCACGCCGCCGCGATAG